A DNA window from Sulfitobacter noctilucicola contains the following coding sequences:
- the selB gene encoding selenocysteine-specific translation elongation factor — protein MTTRCVVVIGHVDHGKTALVRALTGTETDRLAEEKERGLSITPGFAYCKYDRGIIDLVDAPGHADFVQAMVAGASGASAALLVVSATDGIGVQTQEHLAIAAALGIDCGVVAVTKSDALPAGAEIKVLPDLKQALRGSALEDAPMILCSALRGDGIAKIHDALEALLSLSPAKNGPLHSFLPIDRAFSVEGRGTVVTGTLSGGGLRTSDTLTVLPAGRSVTLRGLQSRAQDRKAVRPGERVAANLRGVSVSEVSRGSVLCAEGQFVPSTCLDVHLALIPGTKIELRHMQDVRLLIGTQSVTAQLRLFGRRMLASGEAGTAQLRLSKPIVGFAGQRAVLRRLSPAQTLAGVDVLDPNAVPAGGGDKARSCILEAALEGPVTSIAAALAAANRGAVSIEDVARLARMHIADVRAALAASYVALDAETLAARIDAEACRTAILKNLSSYHARHPLRSVAPLADISPTDFAPALLNMAYTTLKESGEIRQRANKVGLRRHDPTAFASAEQLARMDDFEMIFRQGGLASPAFESLSKTDEDAEILTLLLDRGQLLSLENIGLKQTVILHCDTVLRSAKTLDGAFPNQGRFTTGAARDALGTSRRVIVPLLEYFDSIGVTQRDGDLRCVSRVNKGLPQDTD, from the coding sequence ATGACGACCCGCTGCGTTGTTGTCATCGGACATGTCGATCATGGCAAGACCGCGCTCGTGCGCGCTCTGACTGGTACCGAGACTGACCGTTTGGCCGAGGAGAAGGAACGCGGGCTGTCGATTACACCCGGTTTCGCATACTGCAAATATGACAGGGGCATCATTGATCTGGTCGATGCGCCGGGTCACGCGGATTTTGTTCAGGCGATGGTTGCAGGGGCCAGCGGTGCAAGCGCGGCTTTGCTGGTGGTGTCTGCCACGGATGGTATCGGCGTGCAGACGCAAGAACATTTGGCGATTGCCGCCGCACTTGGGATCGACTGCGGCGTGGTGGCAGTCACAAAATCTGATGCTTTGCCCGCGGGTGCGGAGATCAAGGTTCTGCCCGATCTGAAACAGGCGCTGCGCGGCAGTGCGTTAGAAGACGCGCCCATGATCCTGTGCTCTGCGCTCCGCGGTGATGGCATCGCAAAAATTCATGACGCCCTCGAAGCGCTTTTGTCGCTCTCGCCTGCAAAGAACGGCCCATTGCACAGTTTCCTGCCGATTGATCGCGCTTTTTCGGTGGAGGGGCGCGGGACAGTTGTCACCGGTACGCTTTCGGGTGGTGGATTGCGAACGAGCGACACACTGACTGTGCTTCCCGCAGGCCGATCAGTCACGCTTCGGGGGCTGCAATCGCGGGCGCAGGATCGTAAAGCCGTTCGGCCAGGTGAAAGGGTGGCGGCCAACCTGCGCGGCGTGAGTGTGAGCGAAGTATCTCGTGGTTCGGTGCTTTGCGCTGAGGGGCAGTTTGTTCCGTCCACCTGCCTGGACGTGCATCTGGCGCTGATACCCGGAACCAAAATTGAGCTGCGTCATATGCAGGACGTGCGCTTGCTGATCGGAACCCAAAGTGTCACTGCGCAACTTCGCCTTTTCGGTCGGCGAATGTTGGCATCTGGTGAGGCGGGTACGGCACAACTGCGGCTGTCAAAGCCGATAGTCGGGTTTGCAGGACAACGCGCTGTGCTTCGACGTTTGTCGCCTGCTCAAACGCTTGCCGGGGTCGATGTGCTCGACCCGAATGCAGTGCCAGCGGGCGGCGGGGACAAAGCCCGGTCGTGTATCCTTGAGGCAGCGTTAGAAGGCCCAGTCACCAGCATCGCGGCAGCACTGGCCGCCGCCAATCGTGGTGCTGTCTCTATCGAAGACGTGGCGCGTTTGGCGCGTATGCACATTGCGGATGTTCGTGCGGCTTTGGCTGCGAGTTACGTCGCATTGGATGCCGAAACCTTGGCTGCCCGCATAGATGCGGAGGCGTGCCGCACGGCCATCCTCAAAAACCTGTCGTCCTATCACGCCCGACACCCTTTGCGTTCGGTCGCGCCGCTCGCTGACATTTCGCCGACTGATTTCGCGCCTGCGCTTTTGAACATGGCGTATACCACACTGAAAGAGAGCGGCGAAATTCGCCAGAGGGCCAACAAGGTCGGCCTGCGGAGGCATGATCCGACCGCTTTTGCATCAGCCGAACAGCTTGCGCGTATGGATGATTTCGAAATGATCTTCCGGCAAGGCGGGCTTGCCTCTCCGGCTTTCGAGAGCCTGAGCAAGACGGATGAAGATGCCGAAATTCTGACCCTTCTGCTGGATAGGGGGCAGTTGCTCTCGCTGGAAAATATCGGACTTAAACAAACCGTCATACTCCACTGCGATACGGTCTTGCGGTCGGCCAAAACGCTGGATGGGGCATTTCCGAACCAAGGTCGGTTTACAACAGGGGCAGCGCGGGATGCGTTAGGCACAAGCCGACGTGTGATCGTGCCGTTGCTTGAATACTTCGACAGCATTGGTGTGACGCAACGGGACGGCGACCTGCGGTGTGTTTCGCGTGTGAACAAGGGTTTACCCCAAGATACTGATTGA
- a CDS encoding TlpA family protein disulfide reductase — MSNGTQAFALKDLAGKRHEFSKDRPALVCFVKEDCDTCNTAAPVLEAMHKAYGGAFEIMLVAQSGAQNAAFAARHNLTMPVLDDSDCKAAFDWDIESVPSVHWLDGDGDVKTAFEGFIRADWEKLVADLSVALDLPAAQVYWESLPAWRPGCGSKHLDPTIYDRLRAQADGSPIQARKIEVASDDDVAEFMFDQGFSDGLPLVPPTPERVMRMLSGTRRDAQDVVAVVPPNMGVATVEKIAINAVMAGCKPEYLPVVIAAVEAVCTDEFNVHGVTATTMGAAPVMIVNGPIRDKIGMNKGLGALGAGNRANATIGRALRLVVRNVGGASTGGVERSTHGNPMKFTMCFAEHEERSPWPALHVERGFDPEDSVVTVFAMTGGPVHIVDQTSRKPEQIAGSLGLGLEGVFLPKLRNLPVDAVLVVCPEHIDTLMRDGDYSKDRLRDRIQEVTTRPLSDIIVDENSGAGISQDAAYKLGPEKMAGSVPKFASKEHIHIVVAGSDAGKFSSAFHGWASGQVGSQSVSKKIDMD; from the coding sequence ATGAGCAATGGAACACAGGCGTTCGCGCTGAAGGATTTGGCGGGGAAACGCCACGAATTTTCAAAAGATCGCCCTGCGCTGGTCTGTTTCGTGAAAGAAGATTGTGACACCTGCAACACTGCCGCACCTGTGCTTGAGGCGATGCACAAGGCTTATGGTGGTGCGTTTGAGATCATGCTGGTCGCGCAATCGGGCGCGCAGAATGCGGCCTTCGCTGCGCGACACAACCTGACAATGCCGGTGCTGGACGACAGCGATTGCAAGGCGGCATTCGACTGGGACATCGAGAGCGTACCGTCGGTGCATTGGTTGGATGGTGATGGGGACGTGAAGACCGCGTTTGAAGGGTTCATTCGCGCGGACTGGGAAAAACTGGTCGCCGATCTGAGCGTAGCACTTGATCTGCCTGCTGCGCAGGTCTACTGGGAAAGCTTGCCTGCATGGCGGCCCGGCTGCGGCTCCAAACATCTTGATCCGACGATCTATGACAGGTTGCGCGCGCAAGCCGATGGCAGCCCTATTCAAGCCCGCAAAATCGAGGTGGCAAGTGATGACGACGTGGCAGAGTTCATGTTCGATCAAGGGTTTTCTGACGGTTTGCCGCTTGTGCCACCCACACCTGAGCGGGTGATGCGTATGCTGTCTGGCACCCGCCGCGATGCACAGGATGTGGTGGCAGTCGTGCCTCCTAATATGGGCGTGGCCACCGTTGAAAAGATCGCGATCAACGCGGTTATGGCCGGGTGCAAGCCCGAATACCTTCCCGTTGTCATTGCGGCGGTTGAGGCGGTTTGCACCGATGAGTTCAATGTCCACGGTGTCACCGCGACCACCATGGGCGCGGCACCTGTTATGATCGTGAATGGGCCTATACGTGACAAGATTGGCATGAATAAGGGGTTGGGTGCTTTGGGCGCGGGGAACCGAGCGAACGCCACGATCGGGCGGGCCCTGCGGCTGGTGGTGCGAAATGTTGGCGGGGCGTCCACTGGTGGTGTGGAACGGTCGACCCACGGCAACCCCATGAAATTCACCATGTGCTTTGCGGAGCACGAGGAGCGTTCCCCATGGCCTGCGCTGCACGTAGAGCGAGGGTTTGATCCGGAGGATTCCGTGGTCACGGTCTTTGCGATGACCGGCGGCCCCGTACATATCGTCGATCAAACCTCGCGCAAACCTGAACAGATCGCGGGCTCTTTGGGGCTGGGGCTTGAAGGGGTTTTCCTGCCCAAGCTGCGCAATCTGCCAGTGGATGCCGTACTGGTGGTGTGCCCTGAACATATCGACACGCTGATGCGTGACGGCGACTATTCCAAAGACCGCCTGCGCGACCGTATTCAAGAAGTCACAACGCGTCCGCTTAGCGATATTATCGTAGACGAGAATTCAGGTGCCGGAATATCGCAGGACGCAGCATACAAGCTGGGGCCTGAAAAGATGGCAGGCTCGGTGCCGAAGTTCGCCAGCAAAGAACACATCCACATTGTCGTTGCCGGATCAGATGCGGGCAAATTTTCTTCTGCCTTCCACGGCTGGGCGTCAGGGCAGGTCGGCTCGCAATCTGTTTCCAAAAAGATCGACATGGACTAG
- a CDS encoding UGSC family (seleno)protein produces MTTILDPTDERTPVERQITKRSGALAGVIGLLDISKPRGNVMLDELERLLSAKAPDITVRRYTKPTYTKPCPDTLRQQMRDECDFVVEGLADUGSCTTCSMHDTVWFEIQGLPAVAVASSEFAQAAEAQRKALGMTSARYVLVPHPIQDATDDEMREKAAQALAQITDALIED; encoded by the coding sequence ATGACAACAATTCTTGATCCCACAGACGAACGCACGCCGGTAGAGCGTCAGATCACCAAACGGTCTGGCGCGTTGGCGGGTGTGATTGGTCTGTTGGACATCAGTAAACCACGCGGCAACGTGATGCTGGACGAGCTGGAGCGACTTTTGTCCGCCAAGGCACCGGACATCACCGTGCGTCGCTACACCAAGCCTACGTATACCAAGCCGTGCCCGGATACGCTGCGCCAGCAGATGCGCGATGAATGTGATTTCGTGGTTGAGGGGTTGGCGGACTGAGGGTCCTGTACGACGTGCAGTATGCACGACACAGTCTGGTTTGAAATCCAGGGACTTCCCGCAGTTGCCGTTGCCTCAAGCGAATTCGCTCAGGCCGCAGAAGCACAACGCAAGGCGTTGGGCATGACATCGGCGCGTTACGTATTGGTGCCGCATCCCATTCAGGATGCCACTGATGATGAAATGCGCGAGAAAGCCGCACAAGCGTTGGCACAGATTACCGACGCTTTGATCGAGGACTGA
- a CDS encoding DUF6880 family protein: MSKKTLNAANLKNLGADRLADLLMEVSTGSAEIKRRLRLELSHNLGPQELAHDVRKRLAAIRKSKSFVGWRKRKSLIRDLGTQADMITQKIAPDAPAEAFDLLWSFIELAPSVYERVDDSRGEVGDVFREAKMAFEQIGPRAEQEPKQLAARIWEAVQDNGYGQFDGIVPLLAPTLGDSGLDTLKTLIEADQSAPEQDAPDHAALRFLRELRGTGGPQREGSKARLRRLVLQDIAEAQGDSKGYIAQYTRSELKRPIIAAEVARLLMAEGNTDEALSMLEDANPDDPASGQIEWDQAYIDCLSALDQIDAAQEHRWAVFAATLHTGMLRDHLKRLPDFEDIEIEDRAKALAQTYDNAIAALMFFLDWSDLIGAAELIEARASEMDGDLYQVLAPAAERLRERHPLAAVLLWRSMIEHALWDGKSTRYGHTADHVMDCTAADMEITDYGRFQDHDAFMEGLRQRHKHKASFWARLP; encoded by the coding sequence ATGTCAAAGAAGACCCTCAATGCCGCAAATCTGAAGAATCTCGGGGCCGACCGGTTGGCAGACCTATTGATGGAAGTCAGCACGGGCAGCGCGGAGATCAAGCGGCGTCTCAGGCTTGAGCTGAGCCATAATCTTGGACCCCAAGAACTGGCGCATGATGTGCGCAAACGCTTGGCTGCAATTCGCAAATCCAAGAGCTTTGTCGGCTGGCGCAAGCGGAAATCCCTGATTCGCGATCTGGGCACGCAGGCCGACATGATTACCCAGAAAATAGCACCCGACGCGCCCGCCGAGGCGTTTGATCTGCTGTGGTCGTTCATAGAACTTGCACCCTCCGTCTATGAACGCGTCGACGACAGCAGGGGTGAAGTGGGGGATGTTTTCCGCGAAGCCAAGATGGCATTCGAACAGATCGGCCCGCGTGCGGAGCAAGAGCCAAAACAGCTTGCCGCCCGAATATGGGAAGCGGTGCAAGACAACGGATATGGCCAGTTCGACGGAATTGTTCCGCTGCTGGCCCCGACTTTGGGGGATAGCGGTCTCGATACCCTTAAAACGCTGATAGAGGCCGACCAAAGTGCCCCCGAGCAGGATGCCCCGGATCATGCGGCTCTCCGCTTCCTAAGGGAGCTGCGCGGCACCGGTGGCCCCCAGCGCGAAGGCAGCAAGGCACGCCTGCGACGGTTGGTCCTGCAAGATATTGCGGAGGCGCAGGGTGATAGCAAAGGCTATATCGCACAGTATACCCGAAGCGAACTAAAACGGCCGATCATTGCGGCGGAGGTAGCGCGCTTGCTGATGGCGGAGGGCAATACGGATGAGGCTTTGTCGATGCTAGAGGACGCCAACCCCGATGATCCCGCCTCAGGTCAGATAGAGTGGGATCAGGCCTATATCGACTGCTTGTCGGCGCTGGATCAGATTGACGCGGCCCAAGAACATCGTTGGGCGGTCTTTGCTGCGACACTGCATACCGGAATGCTGCGGGACCACCTCAAGCGCCTCCCGGATTTCGAAGACATAGAGATCGAAGACCGCGCCAAGGCCCTTGCCCAAACCTACGATAACGCGATCGCTGCACTGATGTTCTTTCTCGATTGGTCCGACCTTATCGGGGCGGCCGAGCTGATTGAGGCACGTGCGTCAGAGATGGATGGCGATCTGTATCAGGTTCTCGCCCCAGCCGCCGAGCGGTTGCGCGAGCGGCATCCACTGGCCGCCGTGTTGCTGTGGCGGTCCATGATCGAACACGCACTTTGGGACGGCAAATCAACCCGTTACGGCCATACTGCAGATCACGTGATGGATTGCACCGCCGCTGATATGGAGATCACCGACTACGGCAGGTTTCAAGATCACGATGCGTTCATGGAAGGTCTAAGGCAGCGCCACAAACACAAGGCGTCCTTCTGGGCCCGTCTACCCTGA
- a CDS encoding ABC transporter transmembrane domain-containing protein, protein MAAAPPPVLSENKEREKSRNFGSLRALMPFLLPYRVLMAAAGFALVSTAMVSLALPLAVRRVVDNFNSAEVELLDQYFIAALAIAGLLALGTALRFALVTRLGERVVADIRKAVFDRVIGMSPAFYERILTGEVLSRITTDTTLIQSVIGSSVSIALRNLLIFIGGLALMLLTSAKLAGMVLLIVPAVVIPILTLGRRMRTLSRETQDWIAASSGNASESLSAVQTVQAFTHETASRASFGKITEASFDAAKRRIKVRAFMTVIVIFLAFSGVVGVLWIGARDVRAGDMTAGALVQFVIYAVMVAGAVAALSEIWGELQRAAGATERLVELLQTDDSVTDPEDGKTLTQPVRGEICFEDVQFTYPARPETLALDQVSLSIKPGETVAFVGPSGAGKTTIIQLILRFYDPQSGRITLDGVDLKDLSRSDYRRSIALVPQDPVIFATSAADNIRFGRPDATDAEVEAAARAAAAHDFISALPQGYESYLGERGVMLSGGQKQRIAIARAILRDAPVLLLDEATSALDAESERAVQQAVDLLSQNRTTLIVAHRLATVKKADRIVVLEAGRVVATGTHGELVAKGGLYARLARLQFTDGIAAE, encoded by the coding sequence ATGGCTGCGGCACCGCCCCCTGTATTGAGTGAGAACAAGGAACGCGAAAAATCGCGTAATTTCGGATCCTTGCGGGCGTTAATGCCTTTTCTGTTGCCCTATCGCGTGCTTATGGCGGCAGCTGGCTTTGCTTTGGTAAGCACAGCGATGGTGTCTCTGGCGCTGCCATTGGCGGTGCGTCGGGTCGTCGACAATTTCAATTCCGCCGAAGTTGAGCTGCTTGACCAGTATTTTATTGCCGCTCTTGCGATTGCAGGTCTGCTGGCGCTGGGCACAGCCTTGCGTTTTGCGCTTGTGACCCGCTTGGGTGAGCGCGTTGTGGCGGATATTCGCAAAGCGGTGTTTGACCGTGTGATCGGTATGAGCCCGGCGTTTTACGAGCGTATCCTGACCGGAGAAGTCCTGAGCCGGATCACAACCGACACAACGCTCATTCAATCGGTAATCGGATCCTCTGTCTCAATTGCTTTGCGTAACCTGTTGATTTTTATCGGTGGCCTCGCACTGATGTTGCTGACCTCGGCCAAGCTGGCGGGCATGGTCCTTTTGATTGTTCCTGCGGTTGTCATCCCGATTCTGACGCTGGGACGGCGTATGCGTACGCTCAGCCGCGAGACACAGGACTGGATCGCAGCGTCTTCGGGCAATGCCTCCGAGAGCCTCTCGGCTGTTCAGACTGTGCAGGCATTCACCCACGAAACGGCCAGCCGTGCTTCGTTCGGAAAGATTACCGAAGCTTCCTTTGATGCGGCCAAGCGGCGCATCAAGGTGCGGGCGTTTATGACTGTTATCGTTATTTTTCTGGCCTTCTCCGGTGTCGTCGGGGTGCTATGGATCGGCGCACGGGATGTCCGTGCGGGTGACATGACGGCAGGCGCGTTGGTGCAGTTCGTGATCTACGCCGTGATGGTCGCGGGCGCGGTCGCCGCCTTGTCCGAAATCTGGGGCGAATTGCAACGCGCGGCAGGTGCCACAGAGCGGTTGGTGGAGTTGCTGCAAACAGACGATAGCGTGACGGACCCTGAGGATGGCAAAACACTAACCCAGCCGGTGCGCGGTGAAATCTGCTTTGAGGATGTACAATTCACCTATCCTGCACGACCGGAAACGCTTGCCCTAGATCAGGTATCGCTGTCGATCAAACCGGGCGAGACGGTCGCATTCGTCGGCCCGTCGGGTGCGGGAAAGACGACGATTATTCAGCTTATCCTGCGATTTTATGACCCGCAGTCGGGCCGGATCACGCTGGATGGCGTTGATCTGAAGGATCTTTCGCGGTCAGATTATCGCAGGTCCATCGCACTTGTACCGCAGGATCCCGTTATCTTTGCGACCAGTGCCGCGGACAACATCCGCTTTGGCAGACCTGATGCGACGGATGCAGAAGTAGAGGCCGCCGCCCGCGCCGCTGCTGCGCATGACTTTATCTCAGCTTTGCCGCAGGGCTATGAAAGCTATCTGGGTGAGCGCGGCGTTATGCTGTCTGGCGGTCAAAAGCAGCGCATTGCCATTGCACGTGCCATTCTGCGCGATGCGCCTGTGTTGTTGCTGGACGAAGCGACCAGTGCGCTGGATGCCGAGAGCGAACGCGCGGTGCAGCAGGCGGTTGACCTGCTGAGCCAGAACCGCACGACCTTGATCGTGGCGCACCGGCTGGCAACGGTAAAGAAAGCCGACCGGATTGTTGTGCTCGAAGCGGGTAGGGTAGTAGCCACGGGCACACATGGCGAACTGGTCGCCAAGGGGGGGCTTTATGCCCGATTGGCCCGGCTACAATTCACCGATGGGATCGCGGCAGAGTAA
- the lysM gene encoding peptidoglycan-binding protein LysM, producing the protein MGLWSFVKGAGKKVFGGDDDAEVSGAALQDELKDLGLDAEGLDITVEGDQVKVSGKAASQEMKEKVILAVGNVEGVAAVDDQIEGGEGDGTFHTVEKGDTLWAIAEKTMGNGAKYTEIFEANKPMLSHPDKIYPGQVLRIPSA; encoded by the coding sequence ATGGGTTTGTGGAGTTTTGTTAAAGGTGCGGGCAAGAAAGTATTCGGTGGCGACGACGACGCCGAGGTTTCAGGTGCGGCACTTCAGGACGAGCTGAAAGATCTGGGACTGGATGCAGAAGGTCTCGACATCACGGTTGAGGGCGATCAGGTCAAGGTCAGCGGCAAGGCCGCCAGCCAGGAAATGAAGGAAAAGGTTATTCTGGCCGTGGGCAACGTCGAAGGCGTCGCAGCGGTAGATGACCAGATAGAAGGCGGCGAAGGTGACGGCACCTTCCACACCGTCGAAAAGGGCGACACGCTTTGGGCGATTGCCGAGAAGACCATGGGTAACGGCGCGAAATATACAGAGATTTTCGAAGCCAACAAACCAATGTTGAGCCACCCGGACAAAATCTATCCCGGTCAGGTCTTGCGGATTCCTTCAGCATAA
- a CDS encoding acyl-CoA synthetase, giving the protein MKYAGIEDRNAIEAQMPWADRDVPKTLFGQLTETATKFPNHNAISFQLLSGPKDKKETFTWQQLHGKISQAANMFRDLGIGPKDVVAYVLPNCNETVLTLLGGAVAGIAQPINPLLSPEQIGSILRETGASVVVTLRPFPKTDVAEKTAEAVKLAPGVHTVLEVDLLRYLTPPKSWIVPLIRPKNTIGNQAKYLNFNAEMDKRSTTLAFEDIQEDRVGFYFHTGGTTGMPKVAQHLYSGAIYNGWVGATTLLSPDDVMLCPLPLFHVMACQVMLMGAVCSGAHVVFPTPQGYRGEGVFDNLWKLVERYKVTFVVSVPTALAATMQVPVNADISSVKTAFSGSAPLPMELFKRFEKTTGMTIVEGYGMTEATCLVSGNPVDGLKKVGSIGIPFPYTDIKIVHNGKECEVDKIGEICVSNPGVYVGNTYTEADKNKDLYYEGTYLRTGDLGRVDEDGYLWITGRSKDLIIRGGHNIDPAEIEEALLGHPAVSFAGAIGQPDTHAGELPCAFVELVEGASVTEEELLAYCAEHVQERAARPKHIKIMEELPKTAVGKIFKPDLRKDAISRIYNEALSNAGVAARVDHVIDDKKLGLVAKISMNGASEADVSKVLGDFNNNWEVAA; this is encoded by the coding sequence ATGAAATACGCCGGTATCGAAGACCGTAATGCGATTGAAGCACAGATGCCTTGGGCCGACCGCGACGTCCCCAAAACGCTGTTTGGCCAGCTGACGGAAACAGCAACCAAATTTCCTAATCACAACGCGATCAGTTTCCAGCTTTTGTCCGGTCCAAAGGACAAGAAAGAAACGTTCACATGGCAGCAATTGCACGGCAAGATTTCACAGGCGGCAAACATGTTCCGCGATCTTGGGATTGGTCCAAAAGACGTAGTCGCCTATGTCCTGCCGAACTGTAACGAGACGGTTCTGACCTTGTTGGGCGGCGCTGTTGCCGGCATCGCGCAGCCTATCAACCCATTGCTCAGCCCCGAGCAGATCGGATCGATCCTGCGGGAGACAGGTGCCTCGGTGGTTGTAACGCTGCGGCCTTTCCCCAAAACCGATGTGGCGGAGAAAACGGCAGAAGCGGTCAAGCTCGCCCCCGGAGTCCACACTGTCCTTGAAGTCGATCTGCTGCGTTACCTCACGCCGCCTAAATCATGGATTGTGCCGCTGATCCGTCCCAAGAATACCATCGGAAACCAAGCGAAGTATCTCAACTTCAACGCCGAGATGGACAAGCGCAGCACGACCCTCGCTTTCGAAGATATTCAGGAAGACCGTGTCGGGTTCTATTTCCATACCGGCGGCACGACAGGCATGCCCAAAGTGGCGCAACACCTTTATTCCGGTGCGATCTATAACGGTTGGGTCGGTGCCACGACCTTGCTAAGCCCCGATGACGTCATGCTTTGCCCGCTGCCTCTGTTCCACGTCATGGCGTGTCAGGTCATGCTGATGGGCGCGGTTTGCTCGGGCGCGCATGTGGTCTTCCCGACACCGCAAGGCTATCGCGGGGAAGGTGTTTTTGACAACCTGTGGAAACTGGTTGAGCGCTACAAAGTGACATTCGTAGTGTCTGTTCCGACCGCACTGGCTGCGACCATGCAGGTGCCGGTCAATGCTGATATATCTTCCGTAAAAACAGCGTTCTCTGGCTCTGCGCCATTGCCGATGGAATTGTTCAAACGGTTCGAGAAGACGACCGGCATGACCATTGTCGAAGGATACGGGATGACCGAAGCCACCTGTCTGGTGTCGGGCAACCCTGTAGACGGGCTTAAGAAAGTCGGCTCTATCGGTATTCCGTTCCCTTACACGGACATCAAGATTGTCCACAACGGAAAGGAATGCGAGGTCGACAAGATCGGTGAGATCTGCGTTTCGAACCCCGGTGTATACGTGGGCAACACCTACACCGAAGCGGACAAGAACAAAGATCTCTACTACGAAGGGACCTATCTTCGTACCGGTGACCTTGGACGTGTCGATGAGGACGGATATCTCTGGATCACAGGCCGCTCAAAAGATCTTATCATCCGGGGCGGACACAACATTGATCCCGCAGAGATTGAAGAGGCGCTTTTGGGCCACCCAGCAGTCAGTTTTGCCGGTGCAATCGGCCAGCCTGATACCCATGCCGGTGAGCTGCCATGCGCCTTTGTAGAACTGGTCGAGGGTGCCTCTGTCACCGAAGAGGAACTGCTTGCCTATTGCGCCGAGCACGTTCAGGAACGCGCCGCACGTCCAAAACACATCAAGATCATGGAAGAGCTGCCCAAAACAGCGGTCGGCAAAATCTTCAAACCTGATCTACGCAAAGACGCGATTTCACGCATCTACAACGAAGCGCTGTCAAATGCCGGTGTTGCCGCACGGGTGGATCATGTGATTGACGACAAGAAGCTTGGTCTGGTCGCCAAGATCTCAATGAACGGTGCCAGCGAGGCGGACGTAAGTAAGGTGCTTGGCGACTTTAACAACAACTGGGAAGTCGCTGCTTGA
- a CDS encoding alpha/beta hydrolase, whose product MSTPDYATLIDDETWAYIARLDANYPPDAVDMSIADQRAAYDEMCAVFHAPRPEGVVVRDVPFGGVPCRTYSSGPSEVTVIYYHGGGFVVGGLQSHDDICAELCARTGLEVISVDYALAPETVFPGCFNDAWTAFSAITQSRSGGIVLCGDSAGGNLAAAVAHHARGRVDGRIVGQVLIYPGLGGDMSKGSYVTHANAPQLTMADLEFYKTVRTGGAPPPQDDPRFAPLADSDFESLPPTVLITAECDPLASDGESYRDALQAAGGKAVWFNEQGMVHACLRARNMSTRAAGFFDRVVDGVAQLGARNWPYDD is encoded by the coding sequence TTGAGCACACCCGATTACGCGACACTGATCGACGATGAGACCTGGGCGTATATCGCCCGGCTTGATGCCAACTATCCGCCTGACGCGGTAGACATGTCCATCGCCGATCAGCGCGCGGCCTACGATGAAATGTGCGCTGTATTTCACGCGCCGCGTCCCGAAGGGGTCGTGGTGCGTGATGTGCCTTTTGGGGGCGTCCCGTGCCGGACCTACAGCAGCGGTCCGTCTGAGGTCACGGTAATCTACTACCACGGCGGCGGCTTTGTTGTGGGGGGATTGCAAAGCCATGACGATATCTGCGCCGAGCTATGTGCGCGCACCGGTCTCGAAGTCATCTCGGTCGATTATGCCCTCGCGCCTGAAACTGTTTTTCCGGGCTGTTTCAACGATGCGTGGACTGCTTTCAGCGCCATTACGCAGTCGCGTTCAGGGGGGATAGTTCTGTGTGGCGACAGCGCGGGGGGAAATCTTGCAGCGGCAGTCGCGCATCATGCGCGGGGCCGTGTGGATGGACGGATCGTTGGTCAGGTGCTGATCTATCCCGGATTGGGTGGAGACATGAGCAAAGGGTCCTATGTGACCCACGCCAACGCGCCACAGCTGACGATGGCCGACCTCGAATTCTACAAAACCGTGCGGACCGGTGGCGCGCCACCCCCGCAGGATGATCCGCGCTTTGCGCCTTTGGCGGATAGCGATTTTGAAAGTTTGCCGCCGACGGTCTTGATCACTGCCGAATGTGATCCGCTGGCCAGCGATGGCGAAAGCTACCGTGACGCGCTGCAGGCAGCAGGTGGCAAGGCAGTCTGGTTCAATGAGCAGGGCATGGTGCATGCCTGCCTCCGTGCCCGCAACATGAGCACTCGGGCCGCAGGTTTCTTTGACCGTGTGGTAGACGGTGTTGCGCAATTGGGGGCGCGAAACTGGCCCTATGATGACTAG